The Corvus hawaiiensis isolate bCorHaw1 chromosome 10, bCorHaw1.pri.cur, whole genome shotgun sequence genome includes a window with the following:
- the PRSS56 gene encoding serine protease 56 — protein MERGGKRTRGALLGIRLVPPLLLLPLLQLVGGAPLGQGLYPMPASILQALSSRGTLVLEAALRSALLALERALSEQQRQRGACGLCAPCLFPPCTNITSHCPPPAMPPTVPPSCQALLDAQALPELPQRNWALSQACAPYQRLCPPEGALHTCTPLSAQLCRHRLQECQMVAAAPGPDAATEAATPGSCGRRGGPQVNATAPRGRIMGGSVAPRGAWPWLVSVRLHGELMCGGVLVGRSWVLTAAHCFGGNRNELAWTVVVGDHELGKPGAGKRAVPVRRILPHPKFNPKTFHGDLALLELAVPLAPSPTVSPVCLPSGSAEPSPGTPCYIAGWGSLYEEGPAADVVMEAQVPLLSQETCRGALGKDLLTSAMFCAGYLSGGIDSCQGDSGGPLACQDPTSHHFVLYGITSWGDGCGERGKPGVYTRVTAFTDWLSLQMDPAPGSREPSCFDLLALAQLPPEQQSPERARVCAFYAGSCRASQGRATCARLAEETCHARTRRCELHSYAQTLVDLLRRAGDFIRNQFDFSFLTRTLPQLLGKIYGHFFPPRVRRDAPGLAVAGGHSSPTAVGPHRPPSRWGDRQLPPFAELFGAVGPQLQDWVEALRTMAGGSPLSWQPTQDREQLPGETQLFLQGEDVVEEMVGQGRAFLTQLQAELDLGTTVEAMEPQRASGELTRTPMPSREPRSAPREKRELVPTELPRVEEEEEEEAGAGRACPGLNESAVRVGAVRELYAWVLRVPEADLAMTFQEILVDLGSKNTKGLYRAQVRATVGGRPTSFTGLVGLESDSLARSMPGLVALALEALKT, from the exons ATGGAGCGAGGAGGGAAGAGGACACGGGGCGCTCTTCTCGGGATCCGCCTGGTCCCACCCCTGCTTTtgctgccgctgctgcagctggtgggGGGAGCTCCCCTGGGCCAGGGGCTGTACCCCATGCCGGCCAGCATCCTGCAAG CACTGTCAAGCCGGGGGACGCTGGTGCTGGAGGCGGCACTGAGGAGCGCATTGCTGGCACTGGAGCGGGCACTGTCTgagcagcagcggcagcgggGCGCCTGTGGGCTCTGTGCCCCCTGCCTCTTCCCACCCTGCACCAACATCACCAGCCACTGCCCAC CACCAGCCATGCCCCCCACCGTGCCCCCCAGCTGCCAGGCCCTGCTGGATGCCCAGGCACTGCCTGAGCTGCCCCAGCGCAACTGGGCACTGAGCCAGGCCTGTGCCCCCTACCAGCGCCTGTGCCCACCTGAGGGGGCCCTGCACACCTGCACCCCGCTCAGCGCCCAGCTCTGCCGCCACCGCCTCCAGGAGTGCC agaTGGTGGCCGCAGCCCCGGGTCCTGACGCAGCAACGGAGGCGGCAACGCCAG GGAGCTGTGGGCGCCGCGGGGGCCCACAAGTCAACGCCACGGCCCCTCGAGGACGCATCATGGGCGGCAGCGTGGCCCCGCGGGGCGCCTGGCCCTGGCTGGTGTCGGTGCGGCTGCACGGGGAGTTGATGTGCGGAGGGGTGCTGGTGGGGCGCTCCTGGGTCCTCACGGCGGCACACTGCTTTGGCGG GAACCGGAACGAGCTGGCGTGGACAGTGGTGGTGGGCGACCACGAGCTGGGCAAGCCGGGAGCGGGCAAGCGGGCAGTGCCTGTCCGGCGCATCCTGCCTCACCCTAAG TTTAACCCCAAGACGTTTCACGGGGACCTggcgctgctggagctggcagtgccGCTGGCCCCGTCACCCACCGTCAGCCCCGTGTGCCTTCCGAGCGGCTCCGCGGAGCCCAGCCCCGGCACCCCCTGCTACATCGCAGGCTGGGGCTCCCTCTACGAAG AGGGACCAGCAGCTGACGTGGTGATGGAGGCGCaggtgcccctgctcagccaggAGACGTGCCGGGGTGCCCTGGGCAAGGACCTGCTCACCAGTGCCATGTTCTGTGCTGGGTATTTGTCTGGAGGCATTGACTCCTGCCAG GGTGACTCAGGGGGCCCGCTGGCGTGCCAGGACCCCACTTCGCACCACTTTGTCCTCTACGGTATCACCTCGTGGGGTGATGGCTGCGGTGAGCGGGGCAAGCCAGGAGTCTACACCCGCGTCACTGCCTTCACGGACTGGCTGAGTCTCCAGATGGACC CTGCCCCTGGCAGCCGAGAACCGAGCTGCTTCGACCTGCTGGCTTTGGCACAGCTGCCCCCTGAGCAGCAGTCCCCTGAGCGTGCCCGTGTCTGTGCCTTCTACGCCGGGTCCTGCCGGGCATCTCAGGGCCGGGCCACCTGTGCCCGCCTGGCTGAGGAGACCTGCCATGCCAGGACGAGACGATGTG AGCTGCACTCCTACGCCCAGACCTTGGTGGATCTCCTGCGCCGGGCTGGGGACTTCATCCGAAAccagtttgatttttccttcctcacccgcactctgccccagctcctgggcaAGATCTACGGGCACTTTTTCCCTCCTCGTGTCCGCAGAGATGCCCCAG gcctggctgtggcagggggCCACTCCAGCCCTACAGCAGTGGGACCCCACAGACCCCCCAGCAG GTGGGGGGACAGGCAGCTGCCCCCCTTTGCAGAGCTCTTTGGGGCAGTGGGACCCCAGTTGCAGGACTGGGTGGAGGCTCTGAGGACCATGGCAGGGGGCAGCCCCCTGTCCTGGCAGCCAACAcaggacagggagcagctcccCGGGGAGACgcagctcttcctgcag GGTGAGGATGTGGTGGAGGAGATGGTGGGACAGGGACGAGCCTTCCTCacccagctgcaggcagagttGGACCTTGGCACCACCGTGGAAGCCATGGAGCCACAACGGGCATCTGGAGAGCTGACAAGGACCCCCATGCCAAGCCGTGAACCCC GGTCTGCACCGAGGGAGAAACGTGAACTGGTGCCCACGGAGCTGCCCAgagtggaggaggaagaggaggaggaggcaggcgCAGGCAGAG CCTGCCCTGGCCTCAACGAGTCGGCGGTGCGGGTGGGCGCGGTGCGGGAGCTGTACGCCTGGGTGCTGCGGGTGCCCGAGGCAGACCTGGCCATGACCTTCCAGGAG ATCCTGGTGGACTTGGGCTCCAAAAACACCAAGGGACTGTACCGGGCGCAGGTTCGGGCCACTGTAGGGGGCCGCCCCACGTCCTTCACGGGCCTCGTGGGGCTGGAGAGTGACTCACTGGCCCGCAGCATGCCCGGCCTCGTAGCTCTGGCACTCGAAGCACTGAAAACCTAA
- the CHRND gene encoding acetylcholine receptor subunit delta, with protein sequence MGNLLQQLALLGTLMLSGGLCVNHEERLIHHLFNEKGYDKELRPVVSTDEVVDVYLALTLSNLISLKEVDETLTTNVWLEHGWTDYRLQWNKSEFGDIEVLRLPPDMLWLPEIVLENNNDGLFEVAYYCNVLIYHTGYVYWLPPAIFRSTCLINVNFFPFDWQNCSLRFRSLAYSALEINMHLKTDTDPDTEKSYPVEWIIIDPEGFTENGEWEIIHRPARKNIYPDIPLDTSEHQDITFYLIIKRKPLFYIINIVTPCILIAFMVILVFYLPADSGEKMTLVISVLLAQSVFLLLISQRLPATSHAIPLIGKYLLFIMLLVTAVVIISVVVLNFHFRTPSTHVMSDWVKEVFLESLPRLLGMTQPSESPVGAPCIRRCSSAGYIAKAEEYFSVKSRSELMFEKQSERHGLTSRVTPARLVPLGMDSGEEQPYEHIKPVIDNANYIVKHMRDENSYNEEIDNWKRVARTLDRLCFFLITPMLVVGTLWIFLMGIYNHPPPLPFAGDPYDYREENKRFI encoded by the exons ATGGGgaacctgctgcagcagctggccCTGCTTGGGACACTGATGCTGTCGG GTGGACTCTGTGTGAACCACGAGGAGCGGCTCATCCACCACCTGTTCAATGAGAAGGGCTATGACAAAGAACTGCGCCCTGTGGTCTCCACTGATGAGGTTGTGGATGTCTACCTGGCCCTCACCCTCTCCAACCTCATCTCACTG AAAGAGGTGGACGAGACGCTCACCACCAACGTATGGCTCGAGCAC GGCTGGACCGATTACCGCCTGCAGTGGAACAAGTCTGAGTTTGGGGACATAGAGGTGCTCCGCCTGCCGCCAGACATGCTGTGGCTGCCTGAGATAGTCCTGGAGAACAA CAATGACGGGCTCTTTGAGGTCGCCTACTACTGCAACGTCCTCATCTACCACACAGGCTACGTCTACTGGCTGCCACCCGCCATCTTCCGCAGCACCTGCCTCATCAATGTCAACTTCTTCCCCTTCGACTGGCAGAACTGCTCCCTCAGATTCAG GTCGCTGGCATACAGTGCCCTGGAGATCAACATGCACTTGAAGACGGACACTGACCCAGACACAGAGAAGTCTTACCCAGTGGAGTGGATCATCATTGACCCCGAAGGCTTCACAG agaatggggaatgggaaatCATCCATCGCCCAGCCCGCAAGAACATCTACCCTGACATTCCCCTGGACACCAGCGAGCACCAGGACATCACCTTCTACCTCATCATCAAGCGCAAGCCACTCTTCTACATCATCAACATCGTCACACCCTGCATCCTCATTGCCTTCATGGTCATCCTTGTCTTCTACCTGCCCGCTGACA GTGGTGAGAAGATGACCCTGGTAATCTCAGTGCTTCTGGCCCAGTCTGTCTTCCTTCTGCTGATATCCCAGCGCCTGCCTGCCACTTCCCACGCCATCCCCCTCATTGGCAA GTATCTGCTTTTTATCATGCTTCTGGTGACGGCCGTGGTGATCATCTCCGTCGTGGTCCTCAACTTCCACTTCcgcacccccagcacccacgTCATGTCTGACTGGGTCAAAGAG GTCTTCCTGGAGAGCCTGCCCCGGCTGCTGGGCATGACACAGCCATCCGAGAGCCCGGTGGGTGCCCCGTGTATCCGGCGCTGCAGCTCGGCTGGCTACATCGCCAAGGCAGAGGAATACTTCAGTGTCAAGTCCCGCAGCGAGCTCATGTTTGAGAAGCAGTCGGAGCGGCACGGGCTCACCAGCCGCGTCACCCCTGCCC GTTTGGTGCCGCTGGGCATGGACTCAGGCGAGGAGCAGCCCTACGAGCACATCAAACCCGTCATTGACAATGCCAACTACATTGTCAAGCACATGAGGGATGAAAACAGCTACAATGAG GAGATAGACAACTGGAAACGTGTGGCCCGGACGCTGGACCGCCTGTGCTTCTTCCTCATCACCCCCATGCTGGTGGTGGGCACCCTCTGGATCTTCCTCATGGGCATCTACAACCACCCGCCGCCACTGCCCTTTGCCGGAGACCCCTATGACTACCGAGAGGAGAACAAGCGCTTCATCTAG